Sequence from the Clostridium butyricum genome:
CACAATAGAATCCAATATCTTTATGACCAAGACTCTTAGCAAGTCCATCTAAATTATCATTATAGCTTCTAAGAAGTTCCTTAGCTGATTTACTATCATAATGCTTAGTTAAATACTTATTTAATATATAAACTTCATATTCAACATCACTGCTAAACTCTAAAATGTCATAATAAATCAATTACCTCACTTCCTTTCTACTGGCATAATAAAAACACCTACTATTTAGTAAGTGCCTTGTTTTAAAAAATATAAAAAATTTTTATATGGTCCATCGCTAGGGCTTGCCAATTTTCTAAAATAGAACCTACCCGCCTATCTAATCAACAATGTATATTATATGCATAAAATATTAATACATTTATTAAATTATACAAAGTTATTTCGCTAAACATAAATTTAGTGTAAATGGTTTAAATACAACTTTGGCTTATTGACTAGCTTTAAGTTGATTTTATAATTTCGCAAAACAAATTGTATATTTATAACACTTAAATTAGTATTATTTAATGCATAAATATTAATTATCTTTGGTCTGTTCTTTAATGTTTTCAAGCACCTTATCTATATCTACTGGTTGCTTGTCTTTATTATCTCCTTTATTGTTCTGCTCTATCTTAGTTGTAGTATTACCAAGCACTCTATCAACCAAGTACTGATTAGCCTTTAAGCGTGTCTCTTCCTTTATCTTAGGGTTGTTAGCTATCTCAACGATATTATCTATAGCACTGCCAAGCTTATGCTTAAGAAGACTTTGTGATTCTCTTAATAAATCATTTTCAAAAAGCTCTGCACGTTTCTGACACTCAGCCTTAAATTCAGTATCCTTTAACCATCTATATAATGTTCTTTCACCAACACCTATTATTTTTGCTATTTCTTCCCTAGTTTTAAGGCCTTCAACTAAATAATTAATAGCTTCACTTTTCTGTTTATCAATCAAGTTTATCACCTTCTTTACTTAAATAATTAATTGTCAGTATGGCAGAATGTTTTATTTAATGTCAACACATATATGCCATTATTTTATTCTTATTTGTCCCATAGACAAGACTTAATCCATTTAATGATAAATTATTCATTAATGAAAAAATACTCTCTAATCGCCTTTAAATACACTTATAACAAAAAGCAGCTAAATAAATTAATACTTAGCTGCTTCAAATATATTAGGTGGTAATTTAAAAGGGGCAAGAATTATGTTTAGGAGCTCTTAATTAACTCTTTCAACAATACTATTATAAGCCTTTACAACATAGTTATAAAATATGCTAAAACTAAGTAATTTCAGCGTTTTATCTATGTTTTTACTTAGTTAATATTTTAATTATTAAATAAAGGAATAATCTTTTCTATTATTATCTTTCTTCTAAGTTGCTGTAAGTATAAATCTGATTTAAGTAATACATCTGCTATATCTTTAAATTGCATACCTTTAAAATATCTTAATTCAATTAGCTTATATTCTTCTTCCTGTAGAACACTTAATATATTATCAATACGTTCTATTTGTATTTCCTTACTTCTTTTTTTAACTTTAAGCATCATAATATTATTTTTAAGTTCTGGATCATTAATATCTAGTTCTATAACTTTATTTTCTACTTCCGAATTAAATTTATAAGTCTTACTCAAACTATCTCTATCATATTGAACTGCATTCAATGTTGAATAACTATTAAGTTTTTCTTCTATATCAAGTTCAATATTTTTTATTTGTGCCTTTACATTTTTATAATTATAAAGAGTAGATTCAACTGCTCTATAAAGTTTATCATCACAATTTAATTTTTTGCTCATATAATTCCTCCATAGTTTGTCTTATTTTTTATATATTTTAGTGTTTTTAATTGATAACAATTCCCATGCAACAAAAATAACATATTTTATAACATATTTTTCAAAGTTTTTAGGACACTGTAAACCGTTGATATAACTAGCTTTAAAGTATATTGTACCAAAATAACATATTTTTGCGAACCTATGCCCTATATTATATAAAATATATAGTATATTTCTTTCATGTATATATATAATATATATTTATAATAATATGTTATTAGTATATATATAGTAGTGTCGAATGGCTCAACCACGCCGATAATCAATGCAAACATTTTGCAAACATTCGTTTTTTGTCGAATCTGTAAAGCGTTGGTATGACTTGTCTAGTTAATGCAATGATTTTATAACATATTTTGTTTAATATTTGCATTATGATTAAATTAAAATAGTTTTAATAAATTATGTCGAATGACTTTCAGAATGGATTTATTGATTTCCTATAGGCAAGTTAGGATTTGCTTACTTTAAATCTATTGGCAAGAATCTCTTTAATTTGTTCCTTAAGTTCTCTCTGCTCTTTCATTAAAGGATAAACCATTGACCAGTTTTTCTTCTTACTGTACTTAACTATTTGTTTCTTAACTTCTTTTAGCCTGTCCTTTTTTACTTCTAACATATCAATACTCATTTAATACCTCCTATTTCCTTTTTATTAGCTTCATACAGAACGATTAAACATTATGTAATGTAATTTATCATTAATAATTTAATCCTCTGTATGAGCCTTTAAAATCAATTTTAACTACAACTGTTCTGCAATCTGAATTGCTACT
This genomic interval carries:
- a CDS encoding sigma-70 family RNA polymerase sigma factor — translated: MSKKLNCDDKLYRAVESTLYNYKNVKAQIKNIELDIEEKLNSYSTLNAVQYDRDSLSKTYKFNSEVENKVIELDINDPELKNNIMMLKVKKRSKEIQIERIDNILSVLQEEEYKLIELRYFKGMQFKDIADVLLKSDLYLQQLRRKIIIEKIIPLFNN
- a CDS encoding phBC6A51 family helix-turn-helix protein, whose protein sequence is MIDKQKSEAINYLVEGLKTREEIAKIIGVGERTLYRWLKDTEFKAECQKRAELFENDLLRESQSLLKHKLGSAIDNIVEIANNPKIKEETRLKANQYLVDRVLGNTTTKIEQNNKGDNKDKQPVDIDKVLENIKEQTKDN